The genome window CTACACCCTGGGCCAAGAACAACAGCTTTTGCTCTAGGGCACTTTTGTAGTCTAATTTGAGCATCACTAATGCCTCTTTTCACCTGCCAGATCTAGAACTCCTTCCCTACATTAGATAGAGTTACTTAAAGCTGGGCTGGGCACCTTAAAATTCCCAAAATTGGAACCACTGATGTCTACAAgttgttaaaaaataataatatttgttTCTAAAAAGCATTTTAAGAGCAACAGTGTCTACTTCAGGACAATCTGATCCAATGCTGTGCTGTTACAGATGTGCACACCTTGAATCCTCCATGCACTCTAATGAGTCCTGTGTATGAGTTTGTCAGGTGTGCCTCAGGATTATTCTGGGGGAGCCCCAGCTGTGCTTTTGTCTCAGGAGTGCAGATTCATAAATATAACATCCAGCATTAAGATGTGCTGTGTAATAATAACCATGATGATAATCAGCCTACCTTCATATTAAAATCTAGAGGAGCTAAATATACACTTGGCAAATGATCTTTACTTTAATCTATGAGTACATAGTGAAGACATTAATATGTTGCTGTCTAAATATTTACCATGGCTGCACCTTGCACATTAGAAACATTTGAAGTGGTTTGTTGTAAAGTAATCAAAGTCTCTGTCTCTGCCACCAGGAGAGAGTGTGATAGTCACGGTTTGTAGCACAGCGGAGGAGACGGCGGCGTTGCTGGCCACCGTGCTTGACGGTGACCACACAGCAGCTTCTCTGCTGGCTAAAGCCATCCACCAAGACCCGGCGACCGTCGAGGCAAACACTGATGGCCTGACTGTTTCCCTCAGCCCCTCTGAGCTCGGCATCTGGATCGATCCCATAGGTGAAGAGCTCACCTCTTACCACAATCCCATTCAGCATTCATGTCGGAGCtcagtttgtctttattgtgcttttttttttttttttttttttttttttttttttttttttttttttaaatactctagatGCTACCAGCCAGTACATACAGGGCCGAGAGAAGGAGCTGGAGGAAGGCCGCTTGTCTCCATCGGGTCTGCACTGTGCGTTGGTTCTCATCGGCGTTTACCTGCGGAGCACAGGCGAGCCCATCATGGGCGTCATCAATCAGCCGTTTCACCACAAAGATCCAGCAGGCGGGGGGTGAgtaatagggatgggtattgataagattttcacgattctgattccattttcgattctgtttaacgattcgattctttatcgattctcttattgattctttttttaaaaaggagaacactaaggtcgattagcttagaactttgttttatatcttctctttgaacaagatagaaattgagtaacatggccttacaaacccaacagtgagatcttaagagatccacaggctacggctcttcaatgaggtgtcacagggtccccaagaaaaaaaattgtaaatgtaaaataataaaataaatattcttctgtagcaatatcaaagtataacataaattattctgtagcaattacacaagaatatccagtaatgtccctgcctacaattaaacacattcacttaccgaaaatcagGGGCATCTGctgcaaatgggtgcaagccttttaccacaaacttagtcactgctcggtgacattcgtctatcctggcctgaaaggagacgctaccggtagactgcagtgagaactgccagcatctgagccagactctgtctctctcatcatggtcacctaaatgcacagtaatagcaggttttgtaataaggtagatcgcgctaacataatatgcactgttagttgattatttacctgccgcattaacgggagaggacgtgcaaacgttaccgctgctgctgggttgagattcacgagtccggagcggaattaaaaacacgacattcatttaaggttatcacgtgttttgtgagcaaatgcttttgcatatttgtagtggttcctcccttaaatgaaatatctactttgcaagtattgcaagttgccctgttgtcatctgtTCTCGataagtataaccaaacttttgagcgtttgagccgccatgtttcctgccaggtaaatgacgctccgcaacgtggtgacgtcattcggggcgactggaatcgataaaggaatcgtttgcaaaaatggcaaacaattccaaggaattgaaacagtgggaaccggttctcaacaagaaccggttttcgatactcATCCCTAGTGAGTAATCACTAAAAAGTGATGCATGCTCACACACCCTGGTAAGGAAGTTAATGTTGTTTTTGGTTGCTGGTGATGGTCGTTCTCTTTAcccataaatggcctccttgactccgtgctcaaaccagcgttcctccctgtctgCGATGTGCACTTCCTCATCATTTAAAGAGTGGTCTCTGgactgtaggtgtaaatagactgccgAGTTCAGGCCTGATTAGGTAGGATTGGACTAagtggatggcacaacacagctCTCCCGTGTTGTGCCATCCACTTAGTCgacaatcctcctggcacttcaCCACGTATACTATATTACTCGAGTCACAGCAATGTTTCTTCTTCTATCTCCACTTTGGCAGGGTTAAACATTAAGTTGCTACATTTTGCTGGACTTTATATTATCTATGCAACAACCTCTGGAGGTGAAAAGCCAGTAAATATTAAAACGCCcaagttaagaaaaaaaaaaaagtatctttACGGGCTCTTACAATAAATTAATTTGATCTCTATAATTCCCCCTGCTACAGCAGCTGTATTGCTGTAGAAAGCTCACCTCTTTAAATTTCACCAAAGCTTGCATGATGCAGAATTCAGAGGAATTCgattcaacaaaataaaattcacGTAGAATGATGGTAGAAACGGGGAAATGCATGAGTCTTTAGTTTCCTGTGCACACAGAATGCACAGGAAATGCCGTCCTGTAACCTGCATAGTTTGaggtttaaacatttttattctatCCCACATAAGCATAATCTTCCCTACATTTCCATCCCTCTCTATGAAGGTTATTTTCTACATTTACCTTTTACTTTCTTCAGCAGATTAGACGATTACAGAAAAACTACACATTTCATATTAACCTCACCCTACTGCAGCTAAATATTAACAGATTGACGGGTTTGAGCAGATGCCATGCATGTCACAGGAAACTTCACACTGTGTTTAGGTGATGGTGTGACATGATGAAGCTTCTGAGCCTCAAAGTAAGATATTCTCACTTTACTCCCGATTCTCTGCAGGTGGAAGGGAAGGCATTTCTGGGGCGTGTCCTGGGACGGCATTAACATCTGCTCTGTGTCCCAGCCGAAAGATGGAGAGGATCGAGGGCTGTCTGTGGTGCTGAGCTCCAGTGAGAAGCAGGTGGTAAAAGGTGTGCTAGCCTTGCTCTGCAGCTCTGACAAGCTGATGTACGCCTCTGGAGCCGGCTACAAGATCCTGTGTGTCATTGAGGGCCTGGCTGATGTTTACATCCTCTCAGAGGGAAGCACCTTTAAGTGGGACTCCTGCGCTCCTCACGCCCTGCTCCGAGCACTCGGTGGGGGGGTGGTGGACTTGACTAAGCGTCTACAGATGACCAGTGAAGGACAGGATCACACAGCAGAACTGACCTATCATGAGCCTGACACTGAGTGCAAAGGAGCTGACCGCTGGGCTAACCGTGGCGGCCTGGTGGCTTATCGAGACTGTTCAAAGCTCAACACTGTCATCGCAGCTCTGAAGGGCAAGCTGTAGATGATGGAAGAGCAGATGTAGCCGGCACGATCTGAAGCATTTATACACATGATCATGTTTTCGATATTAGGCAAGGAAAATTATGGGTGTAGAGGTTGAAATATTTAATTCATAAATGATACAGTCTTCTTCTTAACCAGATGCTTAtgcagtcgtgtgtgtgtgtgtgtatatatatatatcgcaAAGTGACAATCAGCTTTGAGCCAAATTATATTTGCAAATGTTTGAATTTCAGTCAAAGATGGAGCTGAGACTGATTCCAACTTTTGTAAAGGAAAATAAAGTTTGGATTAAAAGCTCCAAACATTTAGTTTCCAGGCATCTTTATGATGTCATCAAAGGTTGATTAAGCTGGTGCTTGAGAATAAAGAAGCTCCACCTGCCTACTGTTCAAACCTTCTATTTGTGAGGACCAGCCAATCAGGATAAAGTTGGCTTAAAGGGAAAGGAGCTAATTTGGCTTGTTTGACAGTGAATACAACATAAACGAGGTTTATTTCAGACTGTTAACTTTGAACTGAAAATAAACACAGGGGTGAAAGAAGCAAGAGGGACACGATCCTTGCAGGACAATTGGCACTTGGGTTATGAAAAAggagaaagcaaaacaaatgtgATGTTTATGAATCAATCAGGTAAATGGAAGAAAATAACATGCTGGCAATTAAGGTAGTTGACAATTTATCAAAAGATCCATGTAGGGTAGTTATTTTATGTCAAAACCACAAAGGTAATACTATTATCAATTAATGAAATGCACTGAATTTATATATTCTAGAATGGGCTGCCcgttattatcttttttttttctttagaataGCCCCCTCAGGTTCATTGAGTGCAATAGACGGAGGATGATGAGCAACAATCAGTTTTGATGCGTCATTCCGGGCTAAATATTTGTAAATGTGATGTAGCTCAGACATGCATTGATTAAGTTTTGCATTTAGAGTGTTTAATATAGTTGCGAGGAGCTTGAGTGCTCACTGCTGGGCAGCTGAGGAACACTCCAGGAAAGGTAATGGTAATCGCAGGGTCGCTTCTGAAAACAagatttttctttgctttaatgAGGCAAGTGAgatctactttttttttcttctttcatcgTTATTTCATATCTAACAGGCTATAAATGAGCGAATCAGACTACAGTTGAGTGGCATGCGGTTATCTGCACCTCTCtgaaatgattccttgtaaggCCCCTCTTTTTCGTAGCCATAACAGGGGTAAAGGTCAGAGAGTGGGAAAGCCATATGAGGTAAAACCCACAGAGTCCTTCTCGGTGTGGGTttacaataaaattaaatattaagcCAGTCAGAAAGACGGGATCTGTGCCGGCTTGCAAGCAGCAGATTCTTATCAATATGTCTGCCATACAGAGCCGTGTAACCTCactttgtttatgtttaaagtGATATAACGGTGATATGCATTGTATCTGAGGTGTaattaaagtttaataaacagGGAACAGAACAGACATTGTGCATATAGGAAATCCTCTTTATTTTGGAAACCAGAGAAAGCGGCAGGGGGAGTGGGGGGGAAGAAACCCAAAAGTGATATTTTAAAACCAGCCAGGGAACTCGCCTCCGTAGTCCCTACAAAAAACCCTGATGATTGTCTGATATTTTTTGCAATAATTCTGCATATTCTGTTAAAAAACTTTAAGGAAAAGATAATTAAAAAAGGTCATTGTGTTGACTCTCTCTTTAACTTGTTGGACTTTGAACTGCTACCTTTAACACACGTCACAGCACGTTCTCAAATCAAGCATGAAGCGGTCACAGCTGTGGATCCAGTTTCCTGAACAGGAACTGAAGCAAATCCCCAATTCAGCTggaatctgtttttattttctcactTTAACCAGGACCAGATTTGTTTTCAACTGGGACCAAGAAAAAGGAAGGGACACTTTAGATAGACACTCATTTACTCCCATGTCCAGGAAACTGGTCAAATacatataacaaaaaaaactatttgACACATGAAGTAAACATGGCAAACGCATCGTCCTGGTTGAGCTCAAACTATATTTGCAACACAGACTTCTTTCAAGCTTCCAGGCGAACACACGCCTTGCATCACAAAAAGCATTCACATACTTTGTCAAGAGGGTAACGGATGTGCAATCAAATGTCACTCATTTAACTTTCAGATtctacaaaaataataataatataataaatcttgATTTGTAGATGAGCTGTTAGCTTAGTGAGCTACACCTCCTACTCAGCTGCAGCTGGAGCCTTGCTGGCTGGACTAAACCACTGATGACAGTTCAAAATCCCTCTCATGTTATTACAGTGGTGGGTGTGCAAATgaacacaaagggaaaaaaataaaatcaccaaCAATGGACGTACTCAATGGACGTGATCAACTGTCaatgttaaaaagaaatgcTTTTATCAGATGCCTCATAGCATACAATTGCCATATCACTACACAATCTTCATGTCAGGTGTAAACAATAACAACGGTTTTCTTTCATTAAGCTTTGACAAAAGTTAAAGTGTTATTTCTGACCATGAAACATGTCAAcaacaaaccaaacaacaaaatgCAACTAACTGGGATTTTTCTGACACCTTCTTGTTTTTACACAGTAATACCGTGGGGATTAAAAGGACATCAGTCGTTTAGAGTCTGATTAGAGGTTACGTGAACCTCGTCCGACACAACTATGAAAACCCGTCAGGAGTCGCTGAGATGACGGCGCACCCTGAAACAAGCAGACATAAGAGCAGTCGCTTTGGACTAGAATCAGATCTGACGTGTCCTGAGCTGGGCGGCGGCTATAAGATGCTCTGTAACAGCACGACTGGCTCAAAAACTGCCACTGAACAAGTAGGTCCAGAATGAAAGACCAGGCAAAGTAATTACTTGCAATAGTGAGATATTGTCTAGTGTTACATCAGTTATAGCCAAAATAAGGTCCAACGGTGCTGAAGGAAAAAGAGACTTTGCAATGGACAAAAAGTAGAACCATTTTTACTTAGAATCAAGCAGCTGTTAAATGTTCGGTTGTGCGATTAGCTTAATAAAGTCAATTACAAattttttatttcctctttgaGATGTTACTTTCACATTTTTAGAAAGTGGTCTAAACAGTGTGAACCATGGTGTGAATCTACGTGGCTGTGCTACATTTCCACACATCCTGCAGTATCTGCATATTGCAACGTTACCACTTCAGAAAGCTCAGGGTAAAAAACTTTTTAAGGGGTGAGGTGCATCTCTATAATTATCATGCTaagatatttttgtcttttctttctgtttttttgttttacaaatcAGACACAGAACCACAGCTTGGCCTTTGATTTCAATGGAAAAGCAGATTAGCAGTTGTTTAGACCTGCTTATAAAACAACATGACTTCTCACTAAAGAAATacttaaatgtgctgctttgGTGAGTTAAAACCACTCCCcattttataaataattaaGCTCAGATGTGTTAGGTTAGATTCCTTTCTGAAATATTGTGGGCGATGTGCAGCTTCAGTAGTAGAGCCACATGCCTCTAATATCAATAACACTAAAGACTGTGAAGCTGGCCAGATTAGTATCTTCATTTTTCAATCACAGTGATGCATGTACACACCGGCTTTAACCCTCCTAAAAAGCCGATTTCTTAAGCTAACTTTATATAAAACGTTAACAAAAGTGAGAGAACTGAAGTGTTAAAATGCAGGTAAAAACATCATGCAGTGAAGGA of Maylandia zebra isolate NMK-2024a linkage group LG5, Mzebra_GT3a, whole genome shotgun sequence contains these proteins:
- the inpp1 gene encoding inositol polyphosphate 1-phosphatase, producing MADLLRLLLKVAEKAANVARVCRQEAPLFQLLVQEKTGDDKNKKFVQDFKTLADVVIQEMIRHDVGAQFPDMAEFIHGEESNKFENGLGESVIVTVCSTAEETAALLATVLDGDHTAASLLAKAIHQDPATVEANTDGLTVSLSPSELGIWIDPIDATSQYIQGREKELEEGRLSPSGLHCALVLIGVYLRSTGEPIMGVINQPFHHKDPAGGGWKGRHFWGVSWDGINICSVSQPKDGEDRGLSVVLSSSEKQVVKGVLALLCSSDKLMYASGAGYKILCVIEGLADVYILSEGSTFKWDSCAPHALLRALGGGVVDLTKRLQMTSEGQDHTAELTYHEPDTECKGADRWANRGGLVAYRDCSKLNTVIAALKGKL